In Mytilus edulis chromosome 4, xbMytEdul2.2, whole genome shotgun sequence, the following proteins share a genomic window:
- the LOC139519863 gene encoding sodium- and chloride-dependent neutral and basic amino acid transporter B(0+)-like, whose product MANPDVQALDQRLSRVEKQNEQILKCVMKKKDQDSFFSLVEENKERGNWSGRFDFFLSCLGYAVGLGNVWRFPYLAYKNGGGAFFIPYCICLGIVGIPIFFMELSLGQYSSCGPVTCWKFAPLFTGIGYGMVAVSALVAIYYNMIIAWAIYYLFASFTSELPWETCIGKSWSTALCLDNVNMTDEAGCQSMNWRLNTTLGTCYDDNDVLRGMFNETLAKENDIKRILPSQEYFDYVAIGQGNSGGIDDLGPVNWKLVLCYLAAFIFVVLTLSKSIKTSGKVVYFTATFPYVVLIILFVRGLTLEGSSAGIEFYITPDLSKLSDSQVWKDAAVQIFFSLSASWGGLIALSSYNRFHNDCLADAITVAFGNCLTSFFAGFVIFSYLGNLATTLDVPVGEVADSGPSLAFVVYPYAVTKIPPSPFWAIIFFLMLITLGVDSEFVLVETVTTSALDRFPTLRKYKFVTVVTICFTFFLLGLTLTTNGGNYMLTVMDDYSGGWNVLVIALLECISVGYVYGVRRFLDDIETMIGKSFCGPVGFPWFVAKWWWAICWCLLTPLAVTFVLIFSWATYEGYSDKRDKYPEWADALGWMMTMFVLVTIFVASLCVFIRTPGSFGERMKYLTTPTNEWGPALVKHRREAKKYVDKWDTSFEVDPHGKEALENEVSPNDINVEMYDKPGKENLAYVSDRL is encoded by the exons ATGGCGAATCCAGACGTCCAAGCATTGGATCAACGATTGTCTAGGGTAGAAAAACAGAATGAACAAATTTTGAAATGTGTTATGAAG aaaaaagatcAGGATAGT TTCTTTTCCCTGGTTGAAGAAAACAAAGAAAGAGGGAACTGGTCTGGACGATTTGATTTCTTTCTGTCATGTCTTGGCTATGCAGTGGGTTTAGGCAATGTGTGGAGATTTCCATATCTAGCATATAAAAATGGAGGAG GAGCTTTTTTCATTCCATATTGCATATGCTTGGGTATTGTTGGTATACCAATCTTTTTTATGGAATTATCACTTGGACAGTACAGTAGCTGTGGGCCAGTGACATGTTGGAAATTTGCTCCACTGTTTACAG GTATTGGTTATGGCATGGTTGCTGTATCTGCGTTGGTAGCAATTTATTACAACATGATTATAGCATGGGCCATTTACTACTTGTTTGCCTCTTTCACCTCAGAGTTACCATGGGAAACTTGTATTGGAAAAAGCTGGTCAACAGCAT TATGTTTGGATAATGTGAATATGACAGATGAAGCAGGATGCCAAAGTATGAATTGGCGTCTAAATACAACACTTGGAACTTGTTATGATGACAATGATGTCCTCCGGGGAATGTTCAATGAAACACTTGCaaaagaaaatgatattaaaagaaTTCTCCCATCTCAAGAATATTTTGA TTATGTTGCTATCGGTCAAGGAAACAGTGGTGGAATTGATGACTTGGGTCCAGTGAATTGGAAACTAGTATTATGTTATTTGGCAGCattcatatttgttgttttgacCCTCAGTAAAAGTATTAAGACATCAGGAAAG GTGGTGTATTTTACAGCTACTTTTCCATATGTTGTATTGATTATCCTATTTGTGAGAGGACTGACCCTAGAAGGTTCTTCAGCTGGAATTGAATTCTACATAACACCAGACTTAAGCAAACTCAGTGATTCTCAG GTATGGAAGGATGCAGCGGTCCAGATATTTTTCTCATTGTCTGCTTCGTGGGGAGGACTTATTGCTCTGTCAAGTTATAATCGTTTCCATAATGACTGTTTAGC GGATGCAATAACAGTTGCCTTTGGTAATTGTCTGACGAGTTTTTTTGCTGGATTTGTAATCTTTTCTTATCTTGGAAACTTAGCTACCACTTTAGATGTTCCAGTAGGTGAGGTAGCAGACAGTGGACCGTCACTAGCTTTTGTTGTATATCCTTATGCTGTAACAAAAATTCCACCATCTCCATTCTGGGccatcatttttttcttaatgctGATTACACTGGGAGTTGACAGTGAG TTTGTGTTGGTAGAGACCGTGACAACTTCAGCCTTGGACAGATTTCCAACTTTGAGAAAGTACAAATTTGTGACCGTTGTTACAATTTGTTTTACGTTCTTCCTGCTTGGTTTGACATTGACAACTAAT GGAGGTAACTACATGCTGACAGTAATGGACGATTATTCTGGAGGCTGGAACGTGTTAGTTATTGCATTGTTGGAATGCATTTCGGTTGGTTACGTTTATG GAGTAAGACGATTTTTGGATGATATTGAGACAATGATCGGAAAAAGCTTTTGTGGACCAGTCGGTTTCCCGTGGTTTGTTGCTAAATGGTGGTGGGCAATTTGCTGGTGCTTGCTCACTCCTTTGGCTGTCACT TTTGTATTGATATTTTCCTGGGCAACATATGAAGGGTATTCAGATAAACGTGATAAATATCCAGAATGGGCAGATGCGTTAGGATGGATGATGACGATGTTTGTTCTGGTTACAATATTTGTTGCATCATTATGTGTCTTCATAAGAACACCAGGAAGTTTTGGAGAG CGTATGAAGTACTTAACGACCCCTACAAATGAGTGGGGCCCTGCACTTGTTAAACACAGGAGAGAGGCAAAGAAATACGTTGACAAGTGGGACACATCCTTTGAAGTAGACCCGCATGGAAAAGAAGCTTTGGAAAACGAAGTATCACCAAACGATATAAACGTAGAG